In Rhodococcus pseudokoreensis, one DNA window encodes the following:
- the eno gene encoding phosphopyruvate hydratase, translated as MSVTQIDSVHARQVFDSRGRPTVEVELSLRGGDVARASVPSGASTGTYEAHELRDGDEAVFNGLGVMLAVEHVNEEIAAALRGHDVMEQRGCDTLLRELDGTPGLSRLGANAVLGTSLAICRASAQVSGQPLYRRIAELAGVTEPTLPMPMVNILSGGLHAGRGMDVQDFLAVPLAATSMLEAIQLTARVRDAATTVCAERGLPTLLADEGGLSPGCRTGRDALELLVTSIERADLKPGIDVAIAIDVAAASLFDASSGDYHLRREGRRATTAEMIETMSSWVDDFPIVSIEDALDEEDWDGWQALTARLRGRVHLIGDDLFTTNPHRLSQGIARGCATGVLVKVNQNGTLTGTLDVVAAAGEAHYVPVVSARSGETEDDFLADLATGTAAGQIKVGSVRSSERLAKYNQLIRIAEDSSLRFSPLTLPGSFPASELIR; from the coding sequence ATGAGCGTGACCCAGATCGACAGTGTGCATGCCCGCCAGGTTTTCGACTCCCGTGGTCGGCCCACCGTCGAGGTCGAGCTGAGCCTTCGCGGTGGTGACGTCGCCCGCGCATCGGTGCCGTCCGGTGCCTCCACGGGCACGTACGAAGCGCACGAGCTGCGAGACGGTGACGAGGCCGTGTTCAACGGCCTCGGCGTGATGCTCGCTGTCGAACACGTCAACGAGGAGATCGCTGCCGCGCTGCGCGGGCACGACGTGATGGAGCAGCGCGGCTGTGACACGCTGCTGCGCGAACTCGACGGAACACCCGGGTTGTCCCGCCTCGGCGCGAACGCGGTGCTGGGCACGTCGCTGGCGATCTGCAGGGCATCGGCACAGGTGTCCGGGCAGCCGCTGTACCGGCGCATCGCCGAACTCGCCGGCGTCACCGAACCGACGCTCCCCATGCCGATGGTGAACATCCTGTCCGGCGGCCTACACGCCGGACGGGGAATGGACGTGCAAGACTTTCTCGCCGTGCCGCTCGCGGCGACCTCGATGCTCGAGGCCATCCAGCTCACCGCACGGGTCCGCGACGCGGCGACGACCGTGTGTGCCGAACGCGGGTTGCCGACCTTGCTCGCCGATGAAGGTGGATTGAGCCCCGGCTGCCGCACCGGACGGGATGCGCTCGAACTGCTGGTGACCTCGATCGAACGGGCCGACCTCAAACCTGGCATCGATGTCGCGATCGCGATCGATGTCGCGGCCGCGTCCCTGTTCGATGCCTCGAGCGGCGACTACCACCTGCGGCGGGAAGGGCGCCGGGCCACCACTGCCGAGATGATCGAGACGATGTCGTCGTGGGTGGACGACTTCCCGATCGTGTCCATCGAGGATGCCCTCGACGAGGAGGACTGGGACGGGTGGCAGGCACTGACCGCGCGGCTTCGAGGTCGGGTGCACCTGATCGGCGATGATCTGTTCACGACCAACCCGCACCGCCTGTCGCAGGGGATCGCGAGGGGTTGCGCCACGGGTGTGCTCGTGAAGGTCAATCAGAACGGGACGCTCACCGGCACGCTCGACGTTGTTGCCGCGGCTGGCGAGGCCCATTATGTTCCCGTGGTGTCGGCGCGCTCCGGTGAGACCGAGGACGATTTCCTCGCCGATCTCGCAACCGGCACCGCAGCCGGGCAGATCAAGGTCGGGTCGGTGCGCTCATCCGAGCGCCTGGCGAAGTACAACCAGCTGATTCGTATCGCGGAGGACAGCAGCCTGCGATTCAGCCCCCTCACCCTCCCCGGTTCCTTTCCCGCATCCGAGTTGATCCGATGA
- a CDS encoding C-terminal binding protein, translated as MIMDQGTVLLTDRAWPDDTVERAVIEGAGFRLVSGPPEPASAAVIDALVAEHQPAAILTCWAPVSAQAIGNTDNLRIVARLGVGLDNIAVTAATDRGVVVTNVPDYCVEEVSDHAVGLVLAWTRGLIVADREVRAGHWKPAGARLRRLSSLTCGVVGLGRIGSATAAKLRALGARVVASTPYPPADTGGVPIVGLDELLAGSDVVILHAPLTTSTHHLIGARELELMPPGALLVNVSRGGLVDTDALIASLAAGHLGGAGLDVLEDEPAVPAELLEYPGVMITPHIAFSSDASVVDLRRSAAEEVVRVLRGETPRYACNQPSTTTKHGVSS; from the coding sequence ATGATCATGGACCAGGGCACGGTGCTGCTCACCGACCGGGCGTGGCCCGACGACACTGTCGAACGGGCGGTGATCGAGGGCGCCGGTTTCCGGCTCGTCAGCGGCCCACCCGAGCCGGCGTCCGCCGCGGTGATCGACGCTCTCGTGGCGGAACATCAGCCGGCGGCGATCCTCACCTGCTGGGCACCGGTGTCCGCGCAGGCGATCGGCAACACCGACAATCTTCGGATCGTCGCACGGCTGGGTGTCGGCCTCGACAACATCGCCGTAACCGCCGCGACAGACCGCGGCGTGGTGGTGACCAACGTTCCCGACTACTGCGTCGAAGAAGTATCCGATCATGCCGTCGGTCTGGTACTGGCCTGGACACGAGGCCTGATCGTCGCAGACCGAGAGGTGCGCGCGGGCCACTGGAAACCAGCGGGTGCCCGGCTCCGCAGATTGTCCTCTTTGACCTGCGGTGTGGTCGGATTGGGACGAATCGGCAGCGCGACTGCAGCGAAGCTGCGCGCGCTCGGTGCCCGCGTCGTCGCCAGCACCCCCTACCCGCCCGCGGATACCGGAGGCGTCCCGATCGTCGGATTGGACGAGCTCCTCGCCGGCAGTGACGTCGTGATTCTGCATGCACCGCTCACGACATCGACGCACCACCTCATCGGTGCTCGCGAGCTCGAACTCATGCCACCCGGGGCCCTGCTGGTCAACGTCAGTCGCGGTGGCCTGGTCGATACCGACGCACTCATAGCGTCGCTGGCGGCCGGGCATCTCGGCGGCGCGGGCCTCGACGTTCTCGAGGACGAACCCGCAGTGCCTGCCGAGCTCCTCGAATACCCCGGGGTGATGATCACCCCCCACATCGCGTTTTCTTCGGACGCCTCCGTCGTCGACCTGCGCCGCAGCGCCGCAGAAGAAGTCGTCCGTGTCCTACGCGGCGAAACCCCCCGCTATGCCTGCAACCAACCTTCCACCACGACCAAACATGGAGTGTCTTCATGA
- a CDS encoding fumarylacetoacetate hydrolase family protein has protein sequence MGSLTELVEHWPNHEADLRSLTSHPQVRAVIHSRGVDIGSLHLEAPIQPRQAFCTIGNYRGQIAEAAADAGGMGAGAAGRRAAALEALEHRSRTGEPYVCLTSPERVGPPVGDLTIAPGVETLDWEVEIAVVIGASAHRISPTTAPGVVAGFCVANDLTVRSRVMRDDLPTLGTDWIQSKGMPGSLPLGPWFVPAWQVPDPSRLRLQLSVNGTVMQDDFADDMVFDVDRQIAYVSRHTRLRPGDVLCTGSPAGFGAHHGRFLRPGDVVVAQVTGLGAQRLRCVAEQTTPVREPTSPHRTEQELMG, from the coding sequence GTGGGATCACTCACCGAACTGGTCGAGCATTGGCCGAACCACGAGGCCGACCTGCGTTCATTGACCTCTCATCCCCAGGTTCGAGCGGTCATCCACTCGCGTGGCGTCGACATCGGTTCGCTGCACTTGGAGGCGCCGATCCAACCTCGGCAGGCCTTCTGCACGATCGGCAATTACCGCGGCCAGATCGCCGAGGCCGCCGCGGACGCCGGCGGCATGGGGGCCGGTGCCGCCGGCCGGCGCGCTGCGGCACTTGAAGCGCTGGAGCACCGGAGCCGGACGGGTGAGCCGTACGTATGCTTGACCAGCCCCGAACGCGTCGGCCCGCCCGTGGGCGATCTGACGATCGCTCCCGGCGTCGAGACCCTCGACTGGGAGGTTGAGATCGCGGTTGTCATCGGCGCATCGGCTCACCGGATCTCCCCCACGACCGCACCCGGCGTCGTCGCCGGATTTTGCGTGGCGAACGACCTGACCGTCCGTTCTCGGGTGATGCGCGACGATCTGCCCACACTCGGGACCGATTGGATACAGAGCAAGGGGATGCCCGGTTCCCTGCCCCTCGGGCCCTGGTTCGTGCCGGCATGGCAGGTTCCCGACCCCTCACGGCTTCGTCTGCAGTTGTCGGTCAACGGCACGGTGATGCAGGACGACTTCGCCGACGACATGGTCTTCGACGTCGACCGTCAGATCGCCTACGTGTCCCGGCACACCCGCCTGCGCCCGGGCGATGTCCTCTGCACCGGATCCCCGGCGGGATTCGGCGCCCACCACGGACGCTTCCTCCGCCCCGGCGACGTGGTGGTGGCGCAGGTGACCGGGCTTGGCGCGCAGCGCCTCCGATGCGTAGCAGAACAGACCACACCGGTGCGGGAACCCACCTCGCCGCACCGGACAGAACAGGAGCTGATGGGATGA
- a CDS encoding cupin domain-containing protein, whose amino-acid sequence MEYAPDSAVDDPRFDAERADAEFARYAPDIAAASDPAEPGMHRTPSVDYGVVLDGEIWLELDDGAQTLLTRGDTIVQITGRHAWRNKSERPATLAFVLTGTVEDAAGNPHPNGH is encoded by the coding sequence GTGGAGTACGCCCCCGACTCGGCGGTTGACGATCCGCGATTCGACGCCGAGCGCGCCGACGCCGAGTTCGCTCGGTACGCACCGGACATCGCCGCAGCCTCGGACCCGGCCGAGCCGGGAATGCACCGCACGCCGAGTGTCGACTATGGCGTCGTGCTCGACGGTGAGATCTGGCTCGAACTCGACGATGGGGCACAGACCCTCCTCACCCGCGGCGACACGATCGTCCAGATAACCGGTCGGCACGCATGGCGGAACAAATCTGAACGGCCGGCCACACTCGCTTTCGTCCTGACCGGGACGGTGGAGGACGCGGCAGGCAATCCGCATCCGAACGGTCACTGA
- a CDS encoding DoxX family protein, whose protein sequence is MDIGLLALRLLIAAVLFAHATQKAFGWFSGPGLAKAETQFTMLGQEPAAVKVRLAISCELSAAVLLVLGLATPLGATIATATMLVAGYSLITLNKSFWAAAGGGEYPIVLAALAGVIAFTGPGAYAVDEVIGILPSTPFAGGGLAGLIVVVTASVAAAPVILSTRRSRAKQPTSSS, encoded by the coding sequence ATGGATATCGGCTTGTTGGCACTACGACTGCTTATCGCCGCGGTGCTGTTCGCGCACGCCACACAGAAGGCCTTCGGCTGGTTCTCCGGGCCCGGACTCGCGAAAGCCGAGACACAGTTCACGATGCTCGGCCAAGAGCCGGCCGCAGTGAAAGTCAGGCTCGCCATCTCCTGCGAGCTGTCCGCCGCCGTCCTACTTGTACTCGGACTCGCGACACCACTGGGAGCGACAATCGCGACAGCGACGATGCTGGTCGCCGGGTACTCCCTGATCACCCTCAACAAATCGTTCTGGGCCGCAGCAGGTGGGGGAGAGTATCCGATCGTGCTCGCCGCCCTGGCTGGTGTCATTGCATTCACCGGCCCCGGGGCCTACGCGGTCGACGAGGTAATTGGCATACTTCCCTCCACGCCATTTGCAGGCGGTGGTCTCGCGGGGCTCATCGTCGTCGTGACAGCCTCCGTCGCGGCCGCCCCAGTGATCCTCTCTACCCGGCGCTCCCGGGCCAAACAGCCCACCTCCTCCAGCTAG
- a CDS encoding alpha/beta fold hydrolase encodes MVHHQSIPHPQARVSSTLRGPDQSRVVPTKNYRPPDIGLGHTSTERECATYGAGDGTPAVFLHGWAPHRSYQRALFRLAQNGTIVYAPRLPRAVAAQSFRSIDIRRLSDYVRWLDNFLTAIGIDTPFTLVGHSVGGAIAIKAAYETPDRVAKLVLVNSLGGSRRAAVPTARLPSQLCPRAGGGSNAGTSIPRCQATSCSSTVGAQRQSYSTVELSLTSQRSGRSSSIYCSGHA; translated from the coding sequence ATGGTGCATCACCAATCAATCCCGCATCCGCAAGCGAGAGTCTCCAGCACTCTTCGGGGTCCCGACCAATCACGTGTAGTTCCAACGAAGAACTACCGACCACCAGACATTGGCTTGGGACATACCTCCACCGAAAGGGAGTGCGCCACCTATGGCGCCGGCGACGGCACTCCCGCGGTCTTCCTGCATGGCTGGGCGCCGCATCGCAGCTATCAACGCGCGCTGTTCCGTCTCGCTCAGAATGGGACAATCGTATACGCGCCTCGATTACCGAGAGCCGTAGCGGCACAATCGTTTAGGTCTATCGATATAAGGAGACTGAGCGACTACGTTCGCTGGCTGGATAACTTCCTCACCGCGATAGGCATTGACACGCCATTTACGCTGGTCGGCCACTCGGTTGGGGGCGCAATCGCGATAAAGGCGGCATACGAAACCCCAGATCGGGTTGCGAAACTTGTCCTGGTGAACTCTCTGGGGGGGAGCAGGAGAGCGGCAGTCCCGACCGCAAGATTGCCATCCCAGCTCTGCCCTCGCGCCGGAGGCGGATCTAACGCAGGAACTTCAATACCTCGCTGCCAGGCAACTTCCTGTAGCTCTACTGTGGGGGCGCAGCGACAGAGTTATTCCACGGTCGAGCTATCTCTCACTTCGCAACGCTCTGGGCGGTCCTCCAGTATTTACTGTAGCGGGCACGCATAA
- a CDS encoding Zn-ribbon domain-containing OB-fold protein: MSQPATTRTQDDTRSELLIQVCRKCGTVLAPLVATCSRCLSSQLEDIASTGAGEIVSSRVVHREVDGRNGELVPFTIAIVALDDGPWVYSWVVGSVSRCTSEPMRVRYVPGVTAERLPVFRVCSAHCGVRTRSVAA, encoded by the coding sequence ATGAGTCAGCCCGCCACCACTCGGACACAGGACGATACCCGATCGGAACTGCTGATTCAGGTCTGCAGGAAATGCGGGACCGTGCTCGCCCCTCTGGTAGCGACATGCTCCCGATGCCTCAGCTCTCAACTCGAAGACATCGCCTCAACCGGAGCGGGGGAAATAGTCTCTTCCAGGGTGGTACATCGTGAAGTCGATGGCCGCAATGGAGAGCTCGTCCCATTCACGATCGCTATCGTCGCACTCGATGACGGACCATGGGTGTACTCATGGGTTGTCGGCAGCGTCTCGCGTTGCACCAGCGAGCCCATGCGCGTGAGGTACGTCCCTGGCGTCACGGCCGAGCGCCTACCTGTCTTTCGAGTCTGTTCAGCACACTGTGGAGTCCGGACCCGAAGTGTCGCCGCATAA
- a CDS encoding DUF4193 domain-containing protein, translating to MATDYDAPRVTDQDELPDTSLEQWRGRSDSQSPVVDVEDTDTAESFKPPGSDLSGEEFTVRVIHKKTGESRCTSCFLVHHRSRLADTAQQLCRDCA from the coding sequence ATGGCCACCGATTACGACGCACCCAGAGTCACCGACCAGGACGAGCTGCCGGATACCTCGCTCGAACAGTGGCGGGGCCGCAGCGACTCCCAGTCTCCGGTCGTCGACGTCGAGGACACCGACACCGCAGAGTCCTTCAAACCGCCCGGCTCCGACCTGTCCGGCGAGGAATTCACGGTGAGGGTGATACACAAGAAGACGGGCGAATCCAGGTGCACCAGTTGCTTCCTGGTCCACCACCGCAGCCGCCTCGCCGACACGGCACAACAACTCTGCCGCGACTGCGCCTGA
- a CDS encoding universal stress protein — MNTRSSREIVVGVDGSPACRGAAVWAAALASRTAAPLWVVHALPKSLDSMTAVAVMGQGPAMAQHRTAGEMILEETSAAVRLRFPDLDVRTDLIPGPTVRTLAASSATARMIVVGGAEPRGWGMLATGSTAIELVRHSTCPVTVWRGQSGMLPDRRPVVVGVDGSVSSAAAVIDAFEFARLFNAPVTAVYGWATRHSAGDVTVPLLVDWDALRESESGLLTGWLAEAKQRYPGVAVAEVVEPRNPAHLITGRATDAQLVVVGSHGRGRLAAAVLGSVSQYLLHHSRCPTMIHRGPPQESG, encoded by the coding sequence ATGAACACCCGGTCGAGTCGAGAGATCGTGGTCGGTGTCGATGGATCACCGGCCTGTCGTGGGGCTGCGGTGTGGGCGGCGGCGCTCGCCTCCCGCACCGCGGCACCGCTGTGGGTCGTGCACGCCCTGCCGAAGTCCCTCGATTCGATGACCGCTGTCGCCGTCATGGGTCAGGGACCGGCGATGGCCCAGCACCGCACGGCCGGTGAAATGATTCTCGAGGAGACGTCCGCCGCGGTTCGCCTCCGCTTCCCGGACCTCGACGTCCGCACCGACCTGATACCGGGCCCAACCGTTCGGACGCTGGCGGCATCGAGCGCGACGGCACGGATGATCGTGGTCGGCGGCGCCGAACCGCGGGGGTGGGGAATGCTGGCGACCGGATCCACGGCAATCGAACTCGTCCGTCACTCCACGTGCCCGGTCACGGTGTGGCGCGGACAGTCGGGAATGCTGCCGGATCGGCGTCCGGTCGTCGTCGGTGTCGACGGGAGCGTTTCCAGCGCCGCCGCGGTGATCGACGCATTCGAGTTTGCGCGCCTGTTCAATGCACCGGTGACCGCTGTCTACGGGTGGGCGACTCGGCACTCGGCCGGTGACGTGACCGTTCCTCTCCTGGTGGACTGGGACGCCCTCCGGGAATCGGAGAGCGGCCTGCTGACCGGGTGGCTCGCCGAGGCGAAACAACGCTATCCCGGTGTCGCGGTCGCCGAGGTGGTCGAGCCGCGGAATCCGGCACACTTGATCACCGGTCGGGCCACCGATGCCCAACTGGTGGTGGTCGGCAGCCACGGCCGCGGCCGGCTCGCGGCCGCCGTCCTCGGCTCGGTGAGCCAGTACCTTCTCCATCACAGCCGGTGTCCGACGATGATTCACCGCGGTCCGCCCCAGGAGAGTGGGTGA
- a CDS encoding IS1634 family transposase, giving the protein MASIVGKRQGGKTYYYLVESARVEGKPRIVSQQYLGSAEEVTAKLAGAQAGAPVRSAHKKFGDVAAVWSVLERLGVAEAIDGVAPRRSDAAVSVGTYIALATLNRIVAPCSKAAFASWWDSTAAPRWCPLPAGSLDHRKFWSAMDRLDRDDLARIEGALSARMVTEFGLDLTALVLDMTNFATYIDSGNEAAPIAQRGKAKQKRVDLRLVGLALVITSDGGIPLLSHPYPGDRPDVTQFPGVIDDLVDRYRSVAAGIEGATIVYDAGQNSAANHAHIEAARIGFVGSLPPSDHPALLTVPADAYHRVDDPRLPGMRAYDTEVDALGVRRRAIVTHSASLHAAQSRGFDQTLDKARDRLGALQVRLARGRTRRDRAAVEREIEQICAPRWVAEVLTVTLTGTTAAELRLRYRTDRHARRQLEDRIFGKRILFTNRTDWPVARVIAAYRSQSDIESGFRQLKDPQVISFSPMHHWTDQKIRVHVFYSVLALTIAHLMRRAAADAGLHLSVRELLAELAGIEETVLLYHDGTKGRPRAQRMLTDHSDTAEQLARLFGIDRYAPTR; this is encoded by the coding sequence ATGGCTTCGATCGTGGGGAAACGGCAGGGAGGGAAGACGTACTACTACCTGGTCGAGTCCGCCCGGGTCGAGGGTAAACCGCGCATCGTCTCGCAACAGTACCTGGGCAGCGCGGAGGAGGTGACGGCCAAACTCGCCGGCGCGCAAGCGGGTGCGCCGGTGCGCAGTGCACACAAGAAGTTCGGGGATGTCGCCGCGGTGTGGTCGGTGCTCGAACGTCTCGGCGTGGCCGAGGCGATCGATGGGGTGGCTCCGCGCCGCTCGGACGCGGCGGTATCGGTGGGCACCTATATTGCGCTGGCCACGCTGAACCGGATCGTCGCTCCGTGCTCGAAGGCGGCGTTCGCGTCCTGGTGGGATTCCACCGCCGCACCGCGGTGGTGCCCACTGCCGGCCGGGTCCCTCGATCACCGCAAGTTCTGGTCGGCGATGGACCGTCTCGACCGCGACGATCTGGCGCGGATCGAGGGAGCGTTGTCGGCGCGGATGGTCACCGAGTTCGGTCTCGACCTGACCGCGTTGGTGCTGGACATGACGAATTTCGCCACCTACATCGACTCCGGCAACGAGGCCGCCCCGATCGCGCAGCGGGGCAAGGCGAAACAAAAACGCGTCGACCTGCGCCTGGTCGGGTTGGCGTTGGTGATCACCTCCGACGGCGGTATCCCGCTGCTCTCGCACCCCTACCCCGGCGATCGCCCCGACGTGACCCAGTTCCCCGGGGTGATCGACGATCTCGTCGACCGCTACCGCAGCGTCGCTGCCGGCATCGAGGGGGCCACGATCGTCTACGACGCCGGGCAGAACTCGGCCGCGAACCACGCCCACATCGAGGCGGCGCGGATCGGGTTCGTCGGCTCCCTGCCGCCCTCGGATCACCCGGCCCTGCTGACCGTGCCCGCTGACGCCTACCACCGGGTCGACGATCCCCGACTGCCCGGGATGCGCGCCTACGACACCGAGGTCGACGCCCTCGGGGTCCGGCGGCGGGCGATTGTGACCCACTCGGCGTCGCTGCACGCCGCCCAGTCCCGCGGATTCGACCAGACCCTCGACAAGGCCCGCGACCGGCTCGGCGCCCTGCAGGTGCGCCTGGCCCGCGGGCGCACCCGCCGCGACCGGGCGGCCGTGGAGCGCGAGATCGAGCAGATCTGCGCGCCGCGGTGGGTCGCCGAGGTGCTCACCGTCACCCTCACCGGCACCACCGCGGCGGAGCTGCGGCTGCGGTACCGCACCGACCGCCACGCCCGCCGACAACTCGAGGACCGGATCTTCGGCAAACGGATCCTGTTCACCAACCGCACCGACTGGCCGGTCGCCCGCGTGATCGCCGCCTACCGATCCCAGTCCGACATCGAGTCCGGGTTCCGGCAACTCAAAGACCCCCAGGTGATTTCGTTCTCCCCGATGCACCACTGGACCGACCAGAAGATCCGCGTCCATGTCTTCTACAGCGTCCTTGCCCTGACCATCGCGCACCTGATGCGCCGCGCGGCCGCCGATGCCGGACTGCATCTGTCGGTGCGTGAGTTGCTCGCCGAGCTGGCCGGCATCGAGGAAACGGTGTTGCTCTACCACGACGGCACCAAAGGTCGCCCCCGCGCCCAACGAATGCTCACCGACCACAGCGACACCGCCGAACAACTGGCCCGGCTGTTCGGCATCGACCGCTACGCACCCACCCGATGA
- a CDS encoding acyl-CoA thioesterase, with translation MSLTETLTARPASLSMTVLMTPDMANFSGNVHGGSLLKLLDQVAYSCASRYAGTYVVTLSVDRVLFRDVIHVGELVTFSASVNYTGRTSMEIGIRVDTENIRHHTKRHTNSSYFTMVAVDTEGTPVAIPPLRPHTDLDKQRFDAARQRRRAQRAAFTSPHAIPPIPEK, from the coding sequence ATGTCTCTGACTGAGACCCTCACCGCCCGCCCGGCCTCGCTGTCAATGACGGTGCTCATGACACCGGACATGGCCAACTTCTCCGGCAACGTCCACGGCGGCAGCCTGCTCAAACTGCTCGACCAAGTCGCCTACAGCTGCGCCAGCCGCTACGCCGGAACCTACGTGGTGACCCTGTCCGTCGACCGAGTCCTCTTCCGCGACGTCATCCACGTCGGCGAACTGGTCACCTTCTCCGCCTCGGTGAACTACACCGGACGCACCTCCATGGAGATCGGGATCCGCGTCGACACCGAGAACATCCGACACCACACCAAACGGCACACCAACAGCTCCTACTTCACCATGGTCGCCGTCGATACCGAGGGCACCCCCGTGGCCATCCCACCACTGCGCCCGCACACCGATCTGGACAAGCAGCGATTCGACGCCGCCCGGCAACGGCGCCGGGCACAGCGCGCCGCCTTCACGAGCCCGCACGCAATACCACCCATACCCGAGAAATGA
- a CDS encoding amino acid permease: MSTLDQQPETLQKSLKQRHLTMIAIGGVVGAGLFVGSSALLHTSGPAAFVSYAITGVVIVLVMRMLGEMATTNPSTGSFAGYARKAFGGWAGFTTGWLYWFFWVVVVGAEAVIGGKLLQRWIDLPSWVMAAALLLAMVATNLRSVRNFGEFEYWFAGIKVAAILLFLGLGAAYVFGLWPSHSADFSNLTDHGGFTPNGWTIILSGVVVAVFSMVGPEIATIAAAESAEPEKAVAKATNSVIARIGFFYIGSVLLLAIIVPWTDVTVGQSPFVDALTHMGIPGGPDIMNAVILVAVLSCLNSGLYTSSRMLFTLAHKGDAPQAIAKLDKHGVPRNSLLLATLVGFACIGLDYLSPDTVFAFLLNASGATILMVYLMIAMSQIKLRGLMTREDVAQLRLKMWLFPYLSILAAVGILAVLVSMFFVDSTRSQITLSVAALIVTLIAYRFRRRIRLAHPLTPHVSTPAPESITKPAQ, from the coding sequence ATGTCCACTCTCGACCAACAACCCGAGACGTTGCAGAAGTCTCTGAAACAGCGTCACCTGACGATGATCGCGATCGGAGGTGTCGTCGGCGCCGGCCTGTTCGTGGGCTCGAGCGCCCTGCTGCACACCTCCGGGCCCGCCGCATTCGTGTCGTACGCCATCACCGGTGTCGTCATCGTCCTGGTGATGCGCATGCTCGGCGAAATGGCCACCACCAACCCGTCGACCGGCTCCTTCGCCGGCTACGCCCGCAAGGCCTTCGGCGGGTGGGCCGGCTTCACCACCGGCTGGCTGTACTGGTTCTTCTGGGTCGTCGTCGTCGGCGCCGAAGCCGTCATCGGCGGCAAACTGCTGCAACGCTGGATCGACCTGCCCTCCTGGGTGATGGCGGCTGCCCTGTTGCTGGCCATGGTCGCCACCAACCTCCGCTCGGTCCGCAACTTCGGCGAATTCGAATACTGGTTCGCCGGCATCAAGGTCGCCGCGATCCTGCTGTTCCTCGGCCTCGGCGCCGCCTACGTCTTCGGCCTGTGGCCGAGCCATTCCGCCGACTTCTCCAACCTCACCGATCACGGCGGCTTCACCCCCAACGGTTGGACCATCATCCTCTCCGGCGTCGTCGTCGCCGTCTTCTCCATGGTCGGCCCCGAAATCGCCACCATCGCCGCAGCCGAATCCGCCGAACCGGAGAAGGCCGTCGCCAAGGCCACCAACTCCGTGATCGCCCGCATCGGGTTCTTCTACATCGGCTCCGTGCTGCTGCTCGCCATCATCGTGCCCTGGACGGATGTGACGGTCGGCCAGTCGCCGTTCGTCGACGCCCTGACCCACATGGGCATCCCCGGCGGACCCGACATCATGAACGCCGTCATCCTCGTCGCGGTGCTCTCCTGCCTGAACTCCGGCCTCTACACCTCCTCCCGGATGCTGTTCACCCTCGCGCACAAGGGTGACGCCCCCCAAGCCATCGCCAAACTCGACAAGCACGGCGTCCCCCGCAACTCGCTGCTCCTTGCAACCCTCGTCGGCTTCGCCTGCATCGGCCTCGACTACCTCTCCCCCGACACCGTCTTCGCCTTCCTCCTCAACGCCTCCGGCGCCACCATCCTGATGGTCTACCTCATGATCGCGATGTCGCAGATCAAACTGCGTGGCCTGATGACCCGAGAAGACGTCGCCCAACTCCGCCTGAAGATGTGGCTGTTCCCCTACCTGTCGATCCTCGCCGCCGTCGGCATCCTCGCCGTCCTGGTCTCGATGTTCTTCGTCGATTCCACCCGCTCGCAGATCACCCTCAGCGTCGCCGCCCTCATCGTCACCCTGATCGCCTACCGGTTCCGGCGCCGGATCAGGCTGGCCCACCCGCTCACCCCGCACGTCTCCACGCCCGCCCCCGAGTCGATTACCAAGCCCGCGCAGTAA